The following coding sequences are from one Alosa alosa isolate M-15738 ecotype Scorff River chromosome 13, AALO_Geno_1.1, whole genome shotgun sequence window:
- the eny2 gene encoding transcription and mRNA export factor ENY2, whose translation MSKDSQMRAVINQKLIEMGERERLKELLRAKLIECGWRDQLKAHCKEVIKEKGLENVTVEDLVAGITPKGRALVPDSVKKELLQRIRAFLAQHAT comes from the exons ATGAGTAAAGATTCTCAAATGAGGGCTGTAATCAACCAGAAGTTAATTGAGATGGgcgagagggagag ATTGAAAGAATTGCTTCGAGCCAAACTCATAGAGTGCGGTTGGCGGGACCAACTCAAAGCCCATTGTAAAG AGGTAATAAAAGAGAAAGGTCTGGAGAATGTGACCGTTGAAGACTTAGTAGCTGGAATCACTCCCAAAGGAAGAG ctttGGTTCCAGATAGTGTGAAGAAGGAACTTCTGCAAAGAATAAGAGCTTTTCTGGCGCAGCACGCAACATAA